GCCGCCCTCCCCGAAACCGGCCTGGCCTTCGAGCTCGACCGCTACATGGGGTGGCCCGGCCAGGCGCCCTCCTACGCCGTGGGCTACCGCGCGTGGCTGCAACTGCGCTACGACGCCTTGGCGAAGGGCATGGACCTGCGCGAGTTCCACGACCGCGCCCTGGCGCTCGGCTCTATGCCGATGGCGCTGCTCTCGCACGAACTCCTGCGCGGTTAGCGCGCTGCAGCCGCGCGGCCGAAGCGTGTAGCCTCGGGCGCACATGATGGGAGAGGAGGAGTAAGCGATGAGCACGACACCATCGAACAAGAACGACCGCCGGAACACCAAGAACACCGAAACCGACAAGGTCCAGGACCAGAAGGGCCAGGACCAGAAGGGCCAGGACCAAAAGGGCACCCTGGACCAGGATGAGCTCGTGGACGAGCAGATCGACCAGAGCTTCCCGGCCAGCGACCCGCCCGCCTCGTACTAGTCCCCCCGAAAACACGAATCAGTCGCCCGTCGCCCGCCGCACAATCTGCGGCAGGTAGGCGGCGACCAGCATGATGGCGATGAGGCGGATCAGCTGCAGCGTGATCACGGCTGGCCCGGCCCCGCCCTCCGCGGACAGGGCCAGCACCGTTTCGATCGCGCCGGGGCTGGTGGCCAGGTACCCCTCGAAGAAGGAGACGTCGAGCCACCACGCGATGACCCCGCCCAGCCCCGCGCACATGGCCATCATGGCAAGGATGCAGCCCACGGTCAGGGGCAACAGCGAGCCGAAGTGCTTCAGCGAGGGCACGGACAGCCCGCCGCCGCACACCCAGCCGATGGAAAGGAAGGCCACGACGGCGAGGGCCGCCGGGACGGTGACCGCCACCGGCGTGAGCGCCCCAATGAGAATGGTGGCCAGCAGGGGGCCGAAGACGCTGGGGACGGGAATGTGGGCCTTCTCGGCCAGCGGCCCGGCGCCAGCGGCGATGGCGAGGACCAGCAGCCACATCCACCACGGGGGCGTTTCGGCGACCGGCGGGGTGTCGGCAGGCGTCTGCATGAGCGAGGTCACCAGCGGAAGCGTGATGGAGACGGTGAGCAGCCGCAGGTACTGGGTGAGTGCGACGTAGCGCATGTCGGCGCCGAGCTCCTGGGCGATGACAGGCATCATCGACGCCCCGCCCGCGAGCATGGACAAAATGCCGGTTTCCCTGCTCACTTTCCCGAAGCGGGAGAGCAGGTAGCCGGCGAGGAAGCCGAGGCCAATGGTGACGGCCGCGACGACGAGCCCGGGGAGCAGAAAGCGCACGAGCACGCCCGCAGGGATACCGATCAGCGGCACGGCGGCAAGCACGCCGATGATGCCGCGGCACAGGGCGTAGAAGTGCGTGTTCACCTTGAGGTCGCGCCCAGTGCCCAGGGCCATCGCGCCGGAGCAGAGGATCGCGCCGAGGATCCACGCGGCGGGGACGTGCAGGTAGTTCAGGAGCCACCCCAACGCCACGGAGGCGGGGGCGACAACGAACCAGCGATTCATGGGGGCTGATTCTACCGTTCGTGCACCCTCACGCTCCATGAAGGCGGGAAGCGGGTGGGTGCGGTGGGCATCGCGGCGCTGGTGGGCGCGGCCGCGCTCGCGGGCTGGGTCGACGCCGTGATTGGCGGGGGAGGGCTCGTGCTCGTCCCCGTGCTCATGTCGGTGACGGGCATGCCCGCGGCGGCGGTGCTGGCCACCAACAAGGTCGCCGCGGTGACCGGGACGGCCTCGGCGGCCGTCACGATGGTGCGCAGGATCGGCGTCCCCGGCTACACCCGGGCCTACGCGGTGGTGGCCGGGGTGTTCTCCGCGTGTGGGGCGCTCGCGGTGTCGCTGGTGAGCGACACCGTCATCCGCCCGGTCATCCTCGTGCTGCTCCTCGCGGTG
This is a stretch of genomic DNA from Corynebacterium auris. It encodes these proteins:
- a CDS encoding AbrB family transcriptional regulator, whose product is MNRWFVVAPASVALGWLLNYLHVPAAWILGAILCSGAMALGTGRDLKVNTHFYALCRGIIGVLAAVPLIGIPAGVLVRFLLPGLVVAAVTIGLGFLAGYLLSRFGKVSRETGILSMLAGGASMMPVIAQELGADMRYVALTQYLRLLTVSITLPLVTSLMQTPADTPPVAETPPWWMWLLVLAIAAGAGPLAEKAHIPVPSVFGPLLATILIGALTPVAVTVPAALAVVAFLSIGWVCGGGLSVPSLKHFGSLLPLTVGCILAMMAMCAGLGGVIAWWLDVSFFEGYLATSPGAIETVLALSAEGGAGPAVITLQLIRLIAIMLVAAYLPQIVRRATGD